A DNA window from Pseudomonas sp. B21-056 contains the following coding sequences:
- a CDS encoding DUF6124 family protein, with protein sequence MHGAPPYAQHPGHQPHSSHDKAADRALDFYLKPKPNESEINPPSDQLFAVVNGIDTEVLLANLSETLASANAMVSDLAFELNNSRRHVALGIQQLIELAALLANRALDNVEQR encoded by the coding sequence ATGCATGGAGCTCCACCTTATGCCCAACACCCCGGACACCAACCTCACTCCTCCCACGACAAAGCCGCCGATCGCGCCCTCGACTTTTACCTGAAACCCAAACCGAACGAGTCCGAGATCAATCCGCCCTCCGATCAGCTCTTTGCCGTCGTCAATGGCATCGACACTGAAGTCCTGCTCGCCAACCTCAGCGAAACCCTCGCCTCGGCCAATGCCATGGTCAGTGATCTGGCCTTCGAGCTGAACAATTCCCGGCGGCATGTGGCGTTGGGTATCCAGCAATTGATTGAACTGGCCGCATTGCTGGCGAACCGTGCACTGGATAACGTCGAACAGCGCTAG
- a CDS encoding RCC1 domain-containing protein: protein MTDSSTSADQSVLELYPPRLPLATEPVIGAHYGVPLHIYDLDPMGCKVEVGPYLGQQAGDTVSINLNGETGLDSDQTQGIDDAVTLYIPHRKLWHGNINRLTYTAKRGSTNLDTSLPLEIIYNSIRPGNQDRTPGDGEHSELELLLPDEIKNGVGPGFTSATVCVSYPYCRAHDRIWLNCNGTPKYHTVTETEAPPPPEHGSATPTKVCFEVTSADLGNDHPQFKFSYTVNDQLNNSPDPNAPWSAVQTVDVDQAGNRLPAPIPREIASDVVDDPNTIDLDKLGSNPLLLIILTVDPRFMPGDSVEATYISKVAGQPDVVTTVTGSVEADEFGQKKPCILQILNDKVIPASTVEMTYKLFRNTALMGASRTARAIVVGGAQAPLPPTIDEAPDGQLDPANTPNGATVRIPAEVNLLGGDRGEVRWVGLPGAGSINVPFTISSSEAGQSKPVVVPQSVVLANVDRTITLDYTLRRQGGSPVPSQPAVYDVRRQVGSGQLLVMGARGTSNSLHWTTVGSSRLLTALNAVTQQPLEALWRYEGDSGDPIRSAVFHDKQPWRLLHVSTSEDEVRVNPANLFGCGNFKIHDPSQPWGAFIARRNQGNLIGWGVPGHGGAVPSTIATLTDIVGVAHAAYAFAAWRANGRVVAWGWEERGGVVPAAIGNLTDIVEVVGTGHAFAALRATGHLVAWGDAIAGGVIPADIAQLDDFEEVAASAHAFAARRANGTVVAWGRADLGGAVPSDIASLTDIVELSNAYYVFAARRANGSVVAWGTEPNAGGTVPAAIATLTDIVEVVGASTALAARRSNGSVVAWGNANSGGAIPAPIATLNDIIQVVSTSGSFAALRASGHVVTWGSSDHGAPVPATIGVFDDIVQIAATAAAFAALRRNGTVVAWGNETWGGVVNVNDLTNVRALYANSQAFVALTSDGRVVTWGLADAGGNSDSVQGQLRGQISYYATPASRGAALKRQARSEGA, encoded by the coding sequence ATGACCGACTCGTCGACTTCCGCCGATCAATCCGTGCTGGAGCTCTACCCACCCAGGCTGCCGCTCGCCACGGAACCAGTCATAGGCGCCCATTACGGGGTGCCTTTGCATATTTATGACCTCGACCCCATGGGTTGCAAAGTGGAGGTTGGTCCCTATTTGGGCCAGCAAGCAGGCGATACCGTTTCGATCAACTTGAATGGCGAGACGGGCCTGGACAGCGACCAGACTCAGGGCATCGACGACGCGGTCACGCTCTATATCCCGCACCGCAAATTATGGCATGGCAACATCAACCGATTGACCTACACCGCGAAGCGCGGCAGTACGAACCTTGACACCTCTCTGCCATTGGAAATCATCTACAACAGCATTCGGCCCGGCAACCAGGACCGGACGCCCGGAGACGGCGAGCATTCGGAATTGGAATTGCTGTTGCCGGACGAAATCAAGAATGGCGTGGGGCCGGGTTTCACCAGCGCCACCGTGTGCGTGAGCTACCCGTATTGCCGGGCCCATGACCGCATCTGGCTCAACTGCAACGGCACGCCCAAATATCACACGGTTACCGAAACCGAAGCACCGCCACCGCCGGAACATGGTTCGGCAACCCCTACCAAGGTGTGCTTCGAAGTCACCAGTGCCGACCTGGGAAACGATCATCCGCAATTCAAATTTTCCTACACGGTGAACGACCAGCTCAACAACTCCCCGGATCCCAATGCCCCGTGGTCAGCCGTACAGACAGTCGACGTGGACCAGGCCGGCAATCGGCTGCCGGCGCCGATTCCGAGGGAAATAGCCAGCGATGTCGTCGATGACCCGAACACCATCGACCTGGATAAACTGGGCAGCAACCCGCTGTTGCTGATTATCCTGACTGTCGACCCGCGCTTCATGCCGGGAGATTCGGTCGAGGCGACCTACATCAGCAAAGTCGCCGGCCAACCGGACGTCGTAACCACCGTGACGGGCAGCGTAGAAGCGGACGAGTTCGGTCAGAAAAAACCCTGCATCCTTCAGATCCTCAACGACAAGGTCATTCCGGCCAGTACGGTGGAGATGACCTACAAGTTATTCAGGAATACGGCACTGATGGGTGCCTCAAGAACGGCCAGGGCGATCGTGGTTGGAGGGGCGCAGGCCCCACTACCCCCGACCATCGACGAGGCCCCGGACGGCCAGCTCGACCCTGCCAATACACCCAACGGTGCCACGGTACGGATACCGGCCGAGGTCAATCTGCTGGGAGGCGATCGCGGCGAAGTGCGTTGGGTAGGACTACCCGGTGCGGGCAGCATCAACGTGCCGTTTACGATCTCGTCCAGCGAAGCTGGGCAGTCGAAACCCGTAGTCGTCCCGCAATCGGTGGTATTGGCGAACGTTGATCGAACCATCACGCTGGATTACACGCTGCGACGTCAGGGAGGTTCGCCCGTTCCTTCGCAACCGGCGGTCTATGACGTGCGACGGCAGGTGGGATCCGGACAGTTGCTGGTCATGGGCGCGCGCGGCACGTCGAATTCCCTGCACTGGACGACAGTGGGAAGCAGCCGCTTGCTCACCGCGTTGAACGCCGTCACACAGCAACCGCTTGAAGCGCTATGGCGGTACGAAGGCGACAGCGGCGACCCGATCCGAAGTGCCGTGTTCCATGACAAACAGCCCTGGCGGTTACTGCACGTGAGCACCAGCGAGGATGAGGTCCGTGTCAATCCCGCTAATCTGTTTGGATGCGGCAACTTTAAAATCCATGACCCCTCGCAACCATGGGGCGCTTTCATCGCTCGCCGGAACCAAGGCAACCTGATTGGGTGGGGGGTGCCAGGGCACGGCGGCGCCGTTCCGTCGACCATTGCGACACTCACCGACATCGTCGGCGTTGCTCACGCTGCCTATGCCTTCGCCGCATGGCGGGCTAACGGTCGTGTGGTGGCTTGGGGCTGGGAGGAGCGAGGCGGTGTCGTACCGGCGGCAATCGGCAATCTTACCGATATCGTCGAAGTGGTTGGGACCGGACATGCCTTTGCTGCACTGCGGGCGACGGGCCACCTGGTGGCGTGGGGAGACGCGATCGCGGGTGGCGTAATTCCTGCGGACATCGCCCAGCTTGATGACTTTGAAGAAGTGGCCGCATCAGCACACGCCTTTGCCGCGCGGCGAGCCAACGGCACCGTGGTGGCATGGGGAAGAGCGGACCTGGGGGGAGCGGTGCCGAGCGATATCGCCTCGCTCACCGATATTGTGGAACTGAGCAATGCTTACTATGTCTTTGCAGCAAGGCGAGCCAATGGATCTGTAGTGGCGTGGGGAACTGAACCGAACGCCGGCGGCACAGTGCCGGCGGCTATTGCGACACTCACTGACATTGTCGAAGTGGTTGGCGCGAGTACGGCACTTGCCGCCCGACGATCCAATGGATCGGTGGTGGCGTGGGGAAATGCGAACAGCGGCGGAGCCATTCCGGCGCCAATTGCGACGCTCAACGACATCATCCAGGTAGTCTCTACATCTGGATCCTTTGCCGCCCTCAGGGCCAGCGGCCATGTGGTGACCTGGGGGAGTTCGGACCATGGGGCGCCGGTGCCTGCCACCATCGGAGTTTTCGACGATATCGTTCAGATTGCAGCCACTGCCGCAGCATTTGCCGCATTGCGCCGCAACGGCACTGTAGTGGCATGGGGTAATGAAACGTGGGGAGGCGTGGTGAACGTGAATGACCTGACGAATGTACGGGCTCTTTACGCCAACAGTCAGGCCTTTGTCGCGCTCACAAGCGATGGGCGAGTGGTCACCTGGGGCCTTGCCGACGCTGGGGGTAACAGCGACTCGGTCCAGGGACAGCTACGCGGTCAGATCTCCTATTACGCAACCCCCGCGTCGCGCGGCGCCGCGCTCAAGCGCCAAGCGCGCAGCGAGGGCGCATAG
- a CDS encoding YbaN family protein: MDNPIGNRPLMLRYVLLAIGWLSVALGVIGIFLPVLPTTPFLLLAAACFARSSPRFYQWLVEHPRLGPWIKDYLSGNGIPLKGKVYAIGLMWASILLSCYLVPLPWARGFMLTSAVLVTVYILRQKTLRRP; encoded by the coding sequence ATGGACAACCCCATAGGCAACCGCCCCCTGATGTTACGCTACGTGCTGCTGGCCATCGGCTGGCTGAGCGTGGCATTGGGAGTGATCGGGATTTTCCTGCCAGTACTGCCCACCACCCCCTTCCTGCTGCTGGCAGCCGCCTGCTTCGCCCGCAGCTCGCCGCGTTTCTACCAATGGCTGGTGGAGCACCCGCGACTTGGGCCATGGATCAAGGACTACCTCAGCGGCAACGGCATCCCGCTCAAGGGCAAGGTCTACGCCATCGGGTTGATGTGGGCGAGCATTCTGTTGTCGTGTTACCTGGTGCCCTTGCCGTGGGCACGGGGGTTCATGTTGACGAGTGCGGTGTTGGTGACGGTTTACATCCTCAGGCAAAAGACTTTGCGCAGGCCTTGA
- a CDS encoding YecA family protein, with translation MSFAEQLTRLQVFLDADELHEEALDYVAAHGYLTALSICSEQVPDREWIDALFAEEPHYTDDAQRIEIEATLVGLKAHIARQLASDEEFELPCELDLGDDPDDSELRGWCIGFMEGVFLREAAWFETAEEEVSEMLLPIMVGSGLFDEQPEFSDIAADANLMDDMIVQIPEALTALYLLCNAPDEKPAILKPRHH, from the coding sequence ATGTCCTTCGCTGAGCAACTGACCCGCCTGCAAGTCTTCCTCGACGCCGATGAGCTGCACGAGGAAGCGCTGGACTACGTGGCCGCTCACGGCTACCTGACCGCCCTGTCGATCTGCTCCGAGCAGGTGCCGGATCGCGAGTGGATCGACGCTCTCTTCGCCGAAGAGCCGCACTACACCGACGACGCCCAACGCATAGAAATCGAAGCCACGCTGGTCGGCCTCAAGGCGCACATTGCCCGTCAACTGGCCTCCGACGAAGAATTCGAGCTGCCCTGCGAGCTGGACCTGGGCGATGACCCGGACGACTCGGAGCTGCGTGGCTGGTGCATCGGTTTCATGGAAGGCGTGTTCCTGCGCGAAGCGGCCTGGTTCGAAACCGCCGAAGAGGAAGTCAGCGAAATGCTGCTGCCGATCATGGTCGGTTCCGGCCTGTTCGACGAGCAACCGGAGTTCTCCGACATCGCCGCCGATGCCAACCTGATGGACGACATGATCGTACAGATCCCGGAAGCCCTCACCGCCCTGTACCTGCTGTGCAACGCCCCGGACGAAAAGCCGGCAATCCTCAAGCCTCGTCACCACTAA
- the recQ gene encoding DNA helicase RecQ: MLEQAQRVLKDIFGYDSFRGRQGAIIERVASGGDALVLMPTGGGKSLCFQVPALLRNGLAVVVSPLIALMDDQVATLEELGVAAASLNSTLSAEQQRDLAARIRRGELKMLYLAPERLVQPRMLAFLQSLEIALFAIDEAHCVSQWGHDFRREYLQLGQLAELFPDVPRIALTATADKRTREEIVERLHLQDAERFLSSFDRPNIFYRIVPKEQPRKQLLAFLAERRSDAGIVYCLSRKKVDEVSAFLCEQGFPALPYHAGLPNELRAYHQKRFLNEEGLIMVATVAFGMGIDKPNVRFVAHLDLPKSLEAYYQETGRAGRDGLPADAWMAYGLQDVVMLKQMLQNSEGDERHKRLEQHKLDAMLSLCEETRCRRQTLLAYFDEDMPQPCGHCDNCVDGVETWDATEPARQALSTIFRTGQRYGVGHLVDVLLGKDNEKVRSFGHQHLSVYGVGKARSESEWRSLFRQLVARGLVDIDLEGYGGLRLSETCRPLLKGEVSLELRRDLKPATAVKSSKSQASQLVRGEERDQWEALRALRRKLAEEHAVPPYVIFPDSTLLEMLRSQPTSLAEMARVSGVGARKLERYGEAFLQVLGGEAEAPKAVADVRHELITLARAGMTPLQIAGQLQCSEKNVYTMLAEAIGQQQLSLEQALDLPEDLMGEVQDAFLDGEGELPAVAEVAALFVGRVPEGVLYCVRAALQSEFEV; encoded by the coding sequence ATGCTCGAACAGGCTCAACGCGTCCTCAAGGACATCTTCGGCTACGACAGTTTTCGTGGCCGTCAGGGTGCCATTATTGAGCGCGTAGCCAGCGGTGGCGATGCCTTGGTGCTGATGCCCACCGGCGGCGGCAAGTCCTTGTGCTTCCAGGTTCCGGCGTTGTTGCGCAATGGCCTGGCGGTGGTGGTTTCGCCGCTGATCGCCTTGATGGACGACCAGGTCGCGACCCTTGAGGAACTGGGCGTTGCCGCCGCTTCGCTGAACTCCACCCTGAGTGCCGAGCAGCAGCGGGACCTGGCGGCGCGGATCCGGCGCGGTGAGCTGAAAATGCTCTACCTGGCCCCGGAACGGCTGGTGCAGCCGCGCATGCTGGCCTTCCTGCAGAGCCTGGAAATCGCCCTGTTCGCCATCGACGAAGCCCACTGTGTGTCCCAGTGGGGCCACGATTTCCGTCGCGAATACCTGCAACTGGGGCAACTGGCGGAGCTGTTCCCCGACGTACCGCGCATCGCCCTGACCGCCACCGCCGACAAGCGGACACGGGAAGAAATCGTCGAGCGCCTGCACTTGCAGGATGCCGAGCGGTTCCTCTCCAGTTTTGACCGCCCCAACATTTTCTACCGCATCGTGCCCAAGGAGCAGCCGCGCAAGCAGTTGCTGGCGTTCCTCGCCGAACGGCGCAGCGATGCCGGTATCGTCTATTGCCTGTCACGGAAAAAAGTCGACGAAGTCTCGGCGTTTCTCTGCGAACAGGGGTTTCCGGCGTTGCCCTATCACGCCGGGCTGCCCAATGAATTGCGGGCCTATCACCAGAAGCGCTTTCTCAACGAGGAAGGCTTGATCATGGTCGCCACCGTGGCGTTCGGCATGGGCATTGACAAGCCGAACGTGCGCTTCGTGGCGCACCTGGACCTGCCCAAATCCCTCGAGGCCTATTACCAGGAAACCGGTCGTGCCGGCCGGGATGGCTTGCCGGCCGACGCCTGGATGGCCTACGGCCTGCAAGACGTGGTGATGCTCAAGCAGATGCTGCAGAACTCCGAAGGTGACGAACGCCACAAGCGCCTGGAGCAGCATAAGCTCGATGCGATGCTCTCGCTGTGCGAAGAAACCCGCTGCCGCCGCCAGACCTTGCTGGCCTATTTCGACGAAGACATGCCCCAGCCGTGCGGGCACTGCGACAACTGTGTCGACGGCGTGGAAACCTGGGACGCCACCGAGCCGGCGCGCCAGGCGTTGTCGACCATTTTCCGCACCGGCCAGCGCTATGGCGTGGGGCATCTGGTGGATGTCTTGCTGGGCAAGGACAACGAGAAGGTCCGCAGTTTCGGCCACCAGCACCTGTCGGTGTACGGGGTCGGCAAGGCCCGTTCCGAGAGCGAATGGCGTTCTCTGTTCCGGCAACTCGTGGCCCGTGGCCTGGTGGACATCGATCTGGAAGGCTACGGCGGCCTGCGCCTGAGCGAGACCTGTCGGCCGTTGCTCAAAGGCGAGGTGAGCCTGGAACTGCGCCGCGATCTCAAGCCGGCGACCGCGGTCAAGAGCAGCAAGAGCCAGGCCAGCCAACTGGTCCGTGGTGAAGAGCGCGATCAGTGGGAAGCCTTGCGTGCCCTGCGTCGCAAGCTGGCCGAAGAGCATGCCGTGCCGCCGTACGTCATCTTCCCCGATTCGACGCTGCTGGAAATGCTGCGCAGCCAACCCACCTCCCTGGCGGAGATGGCCCGGGTCAGCGGCGTTGGCGCGCGCAAGCTGGAGCGCTATGGCGAGGCCTTCCTCCAGGTGCTGGGCGGCGAGGCCGAGGCGCCGAAGGCAGTGGCCGATGTGCGCCATGAGCTGATCACCCTGGCCCGGGCCGGCATGACGCCGTTGCAGATCGCCGGACAACTGCAGTGCTCGGAGAAAAACGTCTACACGATGCTGGCCGAAGCCATCGGGCAGCAGCAATTGTCGCTGGAACAGGCCCTGGACCTGCCCGAGGACTTGATGGGCGAGGTGCAGGATGCGTTTCTCGACGGCGAGGGCGAGCTACCGGCTGTGGCGGAGGTCGCCGCGCTGTTCGTCGGTCGGGTGCCGGAAGGTGTCCTCTATTGCGTGAGGGCTGCGTTGCAGTCGGAATTTGAAGTCTGA
- a CDS encoding MarR family transcriptional regulator: protein MSLTDQHRFGMQLAQMSRGWRAELDRRLAGLGLSQARWLVLLHLARFEHAPTQRELAQSVAVEGPTLARLLDSLETQGLVQRQAVAEDRRAKKIVLCAPARPLIEQIETIATQLRRELFEGIEEEDMRVCMRVHGRILANLEKS from the coding sequence ATGTCGTTGACCGATCAACACCGTTTTGGCATGCAACTGGCGCAGATGTCCCGGGGCTGGCGTGCCGAGCTGGACCGTCGCCTGGCCGGTCTGGGCCTGTCCCAGGCGCGCTGGCTGGTGCTGCTGCACCTGGCTCGCTTCGAACACGCACCGACCCAGCGCGAACTGGCCCAGAGCGTCGCCGTCGAAGGCCCGACCCTGGCCCGTTTGCTCGACAGCCTGGAAACCCAGGGGCTGGTGCAGCGCCAGGCCGTGGCCGAGGACCGCCGGGCCAAGAAAATCGTGCTCTGCGCACCGGCACGGCCGTTGATCGAACAGATTGAAACCATTGCCACGCAACTGCGTCGGGAGCTCTTCGAAGGCATCGAGGAAGAGGACATGCGGGTGTGCATGCGGGTTCACGGCAGGATCCTGGCCAATCTGGAAAAATCCTGA
- a CDS encoding FimV/HubP family polar landmark protein has translation MLESLQSTLRSWVNVSIVLGALGYPALASALGLGEITLHSALNQPLRADIALIDAAGLSEGDLSASLASPDDFNRAGVERVFFLSNLRFTPVLRGERSFIRVTSSKPVEEPFLNFLVQLNQPNGRLLHEYTVLIDPPGTPGIVPASDEPAAAPRSSMPTPSAPAIKPPPATQGKRYTVVQGDNPWVIAKRLHDAGSGASIHELMQGIQALNPGSERLSIGQRLLLPDSAVLPSPTETAAAPAAVAADEQLAASVLQNQQQQKTIDELQSRLQAQDEEIAGHRKQISELQAKLAEVPPTPATSAAQPSVPAVTDATQAASVAEPQPVTPPQPAPEQPEPEGVNWLWVAGLVGLLGLLALLLFFRRRQEQAGAQPMPERPEPMLEDSADAYASTTDTEQPEVASSFNNGDSPVGDVLEGVGIYLTYGRFTEAAGLLRAALLAEPERIDLGLKLLEVLGKQGDAIGFQAQEHHLLAQGVDARTLEDIRGRYPKVAVVAAPVVAAPELQAPEAPVPVPAPVHVPSDEFELDLDALSMESNWDLTDAQDSAEEKAPVATPAVDVSEALSLSGFDEPELQWTAPLETESLDDAFLDGFADEEQSLELEALPLEPESDSLSLESMSLEPEAPEHAEKLEQAQNCIDDGDLKTAIALLEELLEDGDEPLKQTARVLLAGIR, from the coding sequence ATGCTTGAAAGTTTGCAGTCCACGTTGCGCAGTTGGGTCAACGTGTCAATCGTCTTGGGTGCATTGGGGTATCCGGCCTTGGCGTCTGCGCTGGGGCTGGGAGAGATCACGCTCCATTCCGCCCTGAACCAGCCGTTGCGCGCCGATATCGCCCTGATCGATGCGGCCGGGCTCAGCGAGGGTGATCTGTCGGCCAGCCTGGCAAGCCCGGACGACTTCAATCGCGCTGGCGTGGAGCGGGTGTTCTTTCTCAGTAACCTGCGCTTCACCCCGGTGCTGCGCGGCGAGCGCAGTTTCATCCGGGTCACTTCCAGCAAACCGGTGGAAGAACCGTTCCTCAATTTCCTGGTGCAGCTCAATCAGCCCAATGGACGTCTCTTGCACGAATACACCGTGCTGATCGACCCGCCGGGCACGCCGGGTATCGTCCCCGCTTCCGACGAGCCTGCCGCTGCGCCCCGGTCTTCGATGCCGACCCCGTCGGCGCCGGCTATCAAGCCGCCCCCGGCGACCCAAGGCAAGCGCTACACCGTCGTGCAGGGAGACAACCCCTGGGTCATCGCCAAACGCCTGCATGATGCCGGCAGCGGCGCTTCGATCCATGAATTGATGCAAGGCATCCAGGCCTTGAACCCGGGCAGCGAGCGGCTCTCCATCGGCCAGCGCCTGCTGCTGCCCGATTCGGCCGTGTTGCCGTCCCCGACAGAAACCGCCGCCGCGCCAGCCGCTGTCGCCGCCGACGAGCAACTGGCCGCCAGCGTGCTGCAAAACCAGCAACAACAGAAAACCATCGACGAGTTGCAGTCCCGGCTTCAAGCCCAGGACGAAGAAATTGCTGGTCACCGCAAGCAGATCAGCGAGTTGCAGGCGAAACTGGCCGAGGTCCCACCGACCCCGGCTACGTCTGCTGCGCAGCCATCGGTGCCCGCTGTAACTGATGCGACGCAGGCTGCATCAGTGGCTGAGCCACAGCCCGTGACGCCGCCGCAACCTGCGCCAGAGCAGCCCGAGCCCGAAGGCGTCAATTGGCTGTGGGTGGCGGGGCTGGTGGGACTGTTGGGATTGCTTGCGTTGCTGCTGTTCTTCCGTCGTCGGCAGGAGCAGGCCGGTGCACAGCCGATGCCGGAACGCCCCGAACCGATGCTTGAAGACAGCGCCGACGCCTATGCATCGACAACCGATACGGAGCAGCCCGAGGTCGCTTCGTCGTTCAATAACGGTGATTCACCGGTGGGCGACGTGCTGGAAGGCGTCGGGATCTACCTGACCTACGGCCGCTTCACCGAAGCAGCAGGGTTGTTGCGCGCGGCATTGCTGGCGGAGCCGGAGCGTATCGACCTGGGCCTGAAATTGCTGGAAGTGCTGGGCAAGCAGGGCGATGCCATCGGCTTTCAGGCCCAGGAACATCATTTATTGGCGCAGGGCGTCGATGCCAGGACGCTGGAGGACATCCGCGGGCGTTATCCGAAGGTTGCTGTGGTTGCCGCGCCCGTGGTGGCGGCGCCAGAGCTTCAAGCACCTGAAGCCCCCGTTCCTGTGCCTGCACCTGTCCACGTGCCTAGCGACGAATTTGAGCTGGATCTGGATGCGCTGTCCATGGAAAGCAACTGGGACCTGACCGATGCGCAAGACAGCGCCGAGGAGAAAGCCCCCGTTGCGACGCCTGCCGTTGACGTCTCCGAAGCGTTGTCTCTTTCGGGGTTCGACGAGCCGGAGCTGCAATGGACTGCGCCACTGGAAACCGAGTCGCTGGACGATGCCTTCCTCGACGGGTTTGCCGATGAAGAGCAGTCGCTGGAGCTGGAAGCGCTGCCCCTCGAGCCTGAATCTGACTCATTGTCCTTGGAGTCCATGTCCCTTGAACCCGAAGCGCCGGAACACGCTGAAAAACTGGAGCAGGCGCAGAACTGCATCGATGACGGCGACTTGAAAACTGCAATCGCCCTGCTTGAAGAACTGCTGGAGGACGGCGACGAACCCCTCAAACAGACCGCCCGGGTGTTGCTGGCCGGGATTCGCTGA